Proteins found in one Micromonospora sp. WMMD1082 genomic segment:
- a CDS encoding Sua5/YciO/YrdC/YwlC family protein, translating into MKLIFPDELNLAVQAIEAGGLVVVPTHRWYMICANARDREACNRIYAGKGRPRSKSLAYVLPSRIAADDLFVMTPAAHRLAAAFWPGDLAMFLRWRDLDHAQRHEPVGVPNALVTLDPGLLGQLAEQCTVPIAATTANRSDPSSTTGPAITAEEVQQFVTEAGINVAYCINGGISPLAHHLTIIDCTEPHAKIVRSGVVHDRAVNAAIAAVATGAGTEAVS; encoded by the coding sequence ATGAAACTGATCTTTCCTGACGAACTTAACCTCGCAGTCCAAGCAATCGAGGCCGGTGGACTAGTCGTAGTGCCGACCCACCGCTGGTACATGATCTGCGCCAACGCCCGCGACCGCGAGGCCTGCAACCGTATCTATGCAGGCAAGGGCAGACCACGGTCCAAGTCGCTAGCCTACGTACTCCCGTCACGCATCGCCGCTGACGACCTGTTCGTCATGACGCCGGCCGCCCACCGACTTGCTGCGGCCTTCTGGCCTGGCGATCTCGCCATGTTCCTTCGCTGGCGCGACCTCGATCACGCGCAGCGACACGAGCCAGTCGGCGTGCCTAACGCTCTCGTAACCCTCGACCCGGGGCTGCTCGGCCAGCTTGCCGAACAGTGCACCGTCCCCATCGCCGCGACTACCGCCAACCGCTCAGACCCGAGCAGTACAACTGGGCCAGCGATCACGGCCGAGGAGGTGCAACAGTTTGTGACGGAGGCCGGCATCAACGTCGCCTACTGCATCAACGGTGGCATCAGCCCGCTGGCCCACCACCTCACCATCATCGACTGCACCGAACCGCATGCGAAGATCGTCAGGTCGGGTGTCGTGCACGACCGGGCCGTCAACGCCGCAATCGCAGCCGTCGCCACAGGCGCAGGCACAGAGGCTGTCTCCTAA
- a CDS encoding phytanoyl-CoA dioxygenase family protein yields MPLTADELSTFSTKGLVIKRGFVPAHLVDRAAALVTDWYRTDMDQHRLVEYTQRTFAPQLGDHPDLLALFAHSGVARLAAELVGDLAPVGTTQIQIRVPERELDRAQPEKAMHVDGVACPHLDPAELRTFSLLIGVVLSDVSDPSGGALRYVAGGHLRMADWFRTQWSRGITAQVPPHIDVEQGTTLLGKPGDVLLMHHLVPHAVGRNLTATPRIMAYFRVSHVHHASRRLDALRDPWLDFPPLTAPAR; encoded by the coding sequence GTGCCCCTCACCGCCGACGAACTGTCCACCTTCAGCACGAAAGGACTGGTCATCAAACGCGGCTTCGTCCCGGCCCACCTAGTCGACCGCGCGGCGGCGCTCGTAACCGACTGGTACCGAACCGACATGGATCAACACCGGCTCGTCGAATACACCCAGCGGACCTTCGCACCGCAGCTCGGCGACCATCCTGACCTGCTCGCGTTGTTCGCCCATTCCGGCGTCGCCCGCCTCGCGGCCGAACTCGTAGGCGACCTGGCACCGGTTGGTACCACACAGATTCAGATCCGCGTCCCGGAACGGGAACTGGACCGGGCGCAACCCGAGAAGGCAATGCACGTCGACGGCGTCGCGTGCCCGCACCTCGACCCTGCCGAACTGCGCACCTTCTCGCTCCTGATCGGCGTCGTGTTGTCCGACGTCAGCGATCCGAGCGGCGGCGCCCTGCGTTACGTCGCTGGCGGGCATCTCCGAATGGCCGACTGGTTCCGCACGCAGTGGTCGCGAGGCATCACCGCCCAAGTACCACCACACATCGATGTAGAACAGGGCACCACACTGCTCGGCAAGCCCGGCGACGTGCTGCTCATGCACCACCTGGTCCCACACGCCGTCGGCCGCAACCTGACCGCCACACCACGGATCATGGCGTACTTCCGCGTCTCCCACGTCCACCATGCAAGCCGCAGGCTCGACGCACTGCGTGATCCATGGCTGGACTTCCCGCCACTCACCGCGCCCGCGCGGTAG
- a CDS encoding creatininase family protein: protein MNRWFGSLPAPEICTRLTETSILCLPIGSYEQHGPHLPLHTDTVIAEQFTNRLIDRYGDQYDLWALPVLPYGLSLEHAWSPGTISLRIGALTTLLDTIVGELVRATPARRLLIVNGHGGNRSILDAVGYELRATHQVRVCTVHPSSLSAVRVTSALPEIHAGMKETSMMLALAPHAVYLDRLPETFTVNLAHGDEIQRLILDRGATWSWNSGDARIATFGITGGDPRLASADLGEDIITSALDASDQILQQL from the coding sequence GTGAACCGCTGGTTTGGCTCACTCCCAGCCCCTGAGATCTGCACGCGGCTGACCGAGACATCGATCCTGTGCCTACCGATCGGCTCATACGAACAACACGGCCCGCACCTTCCCCTGCACACCGACACCGTCATCGCCGAGCAGTTCACCAACCGCCTCATCGATCGATACGGCGATCAATACGACCTCTGGGCGCTGCCTGTGCTGCCGTATGGCCTGTCCCTGGAACATGCCTGGTCGCCCGGCACCATCTCGCTACGAATTGGCGCCCTCACCACCCTGCTCGACACCATTGTCGGCGAACTCGTACGAGCCACCCCAGCCCGTCGTCTCCTCATCGTCAACGGCCACGGCGGCAACCGCAGCATTCTCGATGCAGTCGGCTACGAACTTCGAGCCACTCACCAGGTGCGGGTCTGCACCGTACACCCGAGCTCGCTCTCGGCCGTCCGCGTCACATCGGCGCTGCCGGAGATCCACGCTGGCATGAAGGAAACCAGCATGATGCTGGCCCTCGCCCCCCACGCTGTGTATCTGGACCGCCTGCCGGAGACGTTCACGGTCAACCTGGCGCACGGCGATGAGATCCAGCGACTCATCCTCGACCGCGGCGCCACCTGGTCGTGGAACTCGGGCGACGCTCGCATCGCAACGTTTGGTATCACGGGCGGGGATCCGCGGCTGGCCTCGGCCGACCTCGGAGAGGACATCATCACCAGCGCGCTGGACGCCTCCGACCAGATCCTCCAACAGTTGTAA
- a CDS encoding methyltransferase domain-containing protein: protein MSVFRGAVGFYRQYRPGIPPTVAEVLDATALTGTPRRLLDVGTGTGLVVEALLGRFDDIIAIDNDADMLAAAEAALRPQLPTGTHLLLAGVTAEAFTPPAGWQADLVTICRAFHWLDQATVLARLDAQVSPQGAVAIFGDSSFWTATSDWKAAVRSVIQDFLGEQRRAGERTFQHHNRPYSDIMRESPFDQVEECVVPVTRIWTADSILGYLHSTSFAAPQLFGDRLDEFDDTIRVTLTRFSDTDTFPEDNEFLIRIGRRGRA from the coding sequence ATGAGTGTGTTCCGCGGAGCCGTCGGCTTCTACAGGCAGTACCGGCCCGGCATCCCACCGACCGTGGCCGAAGTCCTGGACGCCACAGCCCTCACCGGTACGCCGCGGCGGTTACTCGACGTGGGTACCGGCACTGGTCTCGTTGTGGAGGCGCTGCTTGGCCGGTTCGACGACATCATCGCCATCGACAACGACGCCGACATGCTCGCCGCTGCCGAAGCCGCGCTACGCCCGCAGCTGCCGACCGGCACCCACTTGTTGTTGGCGGGGGTCACGGCGGAGGCGTTCACGCCGCCGGCGGGCTGGCAGGCCGACCTCGTGACGATCTGCCGGGCCTTCCATTGGCTCGACCAAGCCACCGTCCTGGCCCGGCTGGACGCACAGGTCAGCCCACAGGGCGCAGTCGCGATCTTCGGTGACAGCAGCTTCTGGACCGCCACTAGCGACTGGAAGGCCGCGGTTCGCTCGGTCATCCAGGACTTTCTCGGTGAGCAGCGCCGGGCCGGGGAACGCACGTTCCAACACCACAACCGACCCTACAGCGACATCATGCGCGAGTCACCGTTTGATCAAGTCGAGGAGTGCGTCGTGCCGGTTACCCGGATCTGGACCGCCGATAGCATCCTCGGGTACCTCCACTCCACCTCGTTCGCCGCGCCGCAGCTGTTCGGCGATCGGCTAGACGAATTCGACGACACCATCCGTGTCACCCTCACCCGGTTCAGCGACACCGACACCTTCCCCGAGGACAACGAGTTCCTCATCCGAATCGGCCGGCGAGGACGGGCGTGA
- a CDS encoding HAD family hydrolase, with protein MTRLLVSVDVGGTLCQIEGPTVATTLVAASPLGQDDARRVIRQQLYTRPSIDAAVIAEVCDALQLPASSFPSRIQPPQLRLMSGVVAAVRSVSRHATLVTLSNVTCLDAGTDNMHALLRPWVTKHFPSYLTGYVKPDPAAFHCVADACQSSPAHMVHIGDDWDCDIIGARTAGVTAIWVSNGRPVPEPELLNDTGVLVAADLIGASQHVTDLARWRRP; from the coding sequence GTGACACGATTGCTGGTCAGCGTCGACGTTGGGGGAACCCTGTGCCAGATCGAGGGACCCACTGTCGCAACAACGTTGGTGGCGGCGTCGCCGCTCGGCCAGGACGACGCGCGCCGCGTCATCCGCCAGCAGCTGTACACGCGGCCTTCGATCGATGCTGCGGTCATCGCCGAAGTCTGCGACGCGCTGCAACTTCCGGCGAGCTCCTTCCCGAGCCGTATCCAACCTCCGCAGTTGCGGCTCATGTCAGGCGTGGTTGCGGCGGTGCGCTCTGTGAGTCGTCACGCCACCCTGGTTACGTTATCCAACGTGACCTGCCTCGATGCAGGCACCGACAACATGCACGCCTTGCTTCGGCCGTGGGTAACTAAGCACTTTCCGTCTTACCTGACTGGCTACGTCAAACCTGACCCCGCCGCCTTCCATTGCGTGGCCGACGCATGCCAGAGCAGTCCGGCGCATATGGTGCACATCGGCGACGACTGGGACTGCGACATCATCGGTGCCAGAACCGCCGGCGTGACCGCAATATGGGTGTCGAATGGACGACCAGTGCCTGAGCCCGAACTGCTCAACGACACTGGCGTGCTCGTGGCCGCTGATCTCATCGGCGCCAGCCAGCACGTTACCGATCTCGCACGATGGAGGCGACCATGA
- a CDS encoding enolase C-terminal domain-like protein yields MPVCIDAVRVVATETAQGEDSTFVALRAAGTTGWYGPVTAEIGRYVEAILAHTALGKPVDDHRGLHAALRRATRADTGTVASWAVGAVDCAAWDLHSLLVQVPVAHLLGATLQRRVPLYASWLGLDVAGRAPNEAVERVSRDGWQFTKWGLRRNPAAEDRATEAIRLAAAVKAVAATLVQEAAFDAVFSWDPAFTSLFLDRLDPASVRWLEDPLPECDLGIYRVLAMRAPLAVGERLLLHADAQAVLNVRLRAFTLDVVACGGLTRAVELVTTARRLGVPVYPHGRSFVPAVHLAASYPDAVAAVEYRLQWEPIRQQRYAQPWLPTRGEIIVPNSPGLGATPRSC; encoded by the coding sequence ATGCCAGTCTGCATTGATGCGGTTCGCGTTGTCGCCACCGAAACCGCGCAGGGCGAGGACTCGACGTTCGTCGCCCTCCGTGCGGCCGGCACGACCGGCTGGTATGGGCCAGTGACCGCCGAGATCGGACGGTACGTGGAGGCGATCCTGGCGCACACGGCACTCGGCAAGCCGGTCGACGACCACCGGGGCCTTCATGCAGCCCTGCGCCGAGCGACTCGAGCAGATACAGGCACGGTGGCGTCCTGGGCCGTCGGCGCTGTGGATTGTGCGGCGTGGGACCTCCATAGCCTCCTCGTCCAGGTGCCGGTTGCTCACCTGCTCGGTGCGACCCTCCAGCGGCGGGTGCCGCTTTACGCCTCATGGTTGGGCCTGGACGTAGCCGGTCGCGCCCCTAATGAAGCTGTCGAGCGGGTCAGCCGCGACGGATGGCAGTTCACCAAGTGGGGACTTCGCAGAAACCCGGCTGCCGAAGACCGCGCGACGGAGGCCATCCGGCTCGCGGCGGCGGTCAAGGCGGTGGCGGCGACGCTCGTGCAGGAAGCCGCATTCGACGCCGTCTTCAGCTGGGATCCGGCGTTCACCAGCCTGTTCCTCGATCGCTTGGACCCTGCATCAGTGCGCTGGTTGGAGGATCCTCTACCAGAATGTGATCTTGGAATCTACCGGGTGCTGGCGATGAGAGCGCCGCTGGCGGTCGGCGAGCGACTGCTCCTCCACGCTGACGCGCAGGCCGTGCTCAACGTCAGGCTGCGGGCGTTCACCCTCGACGTGGTTGCATGCGGCGGCCTCACCCGTGCGGTCGAACTGGTGACCACGGCGCGACGGCTCGGCGTGCCGGTCTACCCGCACGGCCGCTCGTTCGTCCCGGCCGTCCACCTCGCCGCCTCGTATCCAGATGCGGTCGCCGCAGTCGAGTACCGCCTGCAGTGGGAGCCGATCCGACAACAGCGGTATGCACAGCCCTGGCTGCCCACACGCGGAGAGATCATCGTCCCCAACTCGCCGGGCCTAGGCGCCACGCCGAGGAGCTGCTGA
- a CDS encoding DMT family transporter, giving the protein MNRRAWVELIVLAALWGAVYPLIEVALRDLSPTVVVLGRVLFACILLVPLAIRRNALPDLWRRPRAIIETVLVQSTVPLLLLTYGQRYVPAGIAGILIGAQPLFVAMLAYRYAPDERPQGWRGAVGIAVGFVGLTLLFGVDLRGGRLALLGGALVLVAALCYAAGAIMIHRRHATAPPLGVATSAMLVTSAAMITPATLTLPDQLPGAGVLASMVFLGVVCTGMTLVLFYTLIARTGPARAALAFYLSPAFAVVFGVVFLREQLTLTAVVGLGAIVAGCLLAAQRTGPSPA; this is encoded by the coding sequence GTGAACCGAAGGGCATGGGTCGAACTCATCGTCCTTGCCGCCTTGTGGGGTGCGGTCTACCCGTTGATCGAGGTCGCGCTACGCGACCTGTCACCCACGGTCGTTGTCCTCGGACGGGTCCTGTTTGCCTGCATCCTCTTGGTTCCGCTTGCCATTCGCCGTAATGCGCTGCCGGATCTCTGGCGGCGGCCACGGGCGATCATCGAGACCGTCCTGGTGCAGTCAACCGTCCCACTGCTGCTGCTGACCTACGGGCAGCGGTACGTCCCAGCGGGAATCGCCGGCATCCTGATCGGGGCTCAGCCGCTGTTCGTCGCGATGCTCGCCTACCGGTACGCCCCCGACGAGCGCCCCCAGGGCTGGCGGGGCGCGGTCGGCATCGCCGTCGGGTTTGTCGGGCTCACCCTGCTCTTCGGCGTCGACCTCCGTGGCGGCCGACTGGCCCTCCTCGGTGGCGCCCTCGTGCTGGTCGCCGCGCTGTGTTACGCCGCTGGCGCCATCATGATCCACCGACGCCACGCCACCGCCCCGCCGCTCGGTGTAGCCACCTCGGCGATGCTCGTCACAAGCGCCGCGATGATCACACCGGCCACCTTGACGTTGCCTGATCAGCTTCCCGGTGCTGGCGTACTGGCCTCGATGGTCTTTCTCGGTGTCGTCTGCACCGGCATGACCCTCGTGCTCTTCTACACCTTGATCGCGCGTACTGGGCCGGCCCGGGCGGCGTTGGCGTTCTATCTGTCACCCGCGTTCGCCGTCGTGTTCGGCGTTGTGTTTCTCCGCGAGCAACTCACGCTTACTGCCGTCGTTGGTTTGGGTGCGATCGTGGCAGGCTGCCTTCTCGCGGCTCAACGTACGGGACCGTCACCCGCCTAG
- a CDS encoding IS256 family transposase yields MAASESVDRVDLLREQIESASPDVLQAMIRAFAQAVMSAEADAVCGAGYGQRSEERVNSRNGYRQREWDTRAGTIDLAIPKLRQGSYFPDWLLTHRRRAEQALVSVVATSYLLGVSTRRVEKLVEQLGIRQLSKSQVSEMAQHLDAQVQAFRSRPLDAAHYTFVWMDALTMKVREHGRTVNVHALIAVGVNADGGREVLGLDVASDEDGAGWLAFLRSLTARGLSGVRLVISDAHRGLVGAIGAALPGAAWQRCRTHYLRNLLTKVPKSAQPWIATLVRTIFDQPDTDAVRAQFARVVATIEAKFPTAAEHLDAARDDLLAFTGFPREIWRQIWSNNPQERLNKEIRRRTDVVGIFPNRPAIVRLVGAVLAEQTDEWTEGRRYMGLEILAKARLITIDASQHDTDQTETAPIAA; encoded by the coding sequence ATGGCCGCTTCAGAGAGTGTGGACCGTGTTGACCTGCTGCGCGAGCAGATCGAGAGCGCGTCGCCGGATGTGTTGCAGGCGATGATCAGGGCGTTCGCGCAGGCGGTGATGTCCGCTGAAGCGGACGCGGTCTGCGGTGCTGGTTACGGGCAGCGCAGCGAGGAGCGGGTGAACTCTCGCAACGGTTACCGGCAGCGCGAGTGGGACACCCGAGCCGGGACGATTGACTTGGCCATTCCCAAGCTGCGCCAGGGTTCGTACTTCCCGGACTGGCTGTTGACGCACCGGCGGCGGGCGGAGCAGGCCCTGGTGTCGGTCGTGGCGACCTCGTATCTGCTGGGGGTGTCGACGCGGCGGGTGGAGAAGCTGGTCGAGCAGCTCGGGATCCGGCAACTGTCGAAGTCGCAGGTCTCGGAGATGGCGCAGCATCTGGACGCGCAGGTGCAGGCGTTTCGTAGCCGCCCTCTGGACGCCGCCCACTACACGTTCGTGTGGATGGACGCGTTGACGATGAAGGTCCGTGAGCACGGCCGGACCGTCAACGTTCACGCGCTGATCGCCGTCGGGGTCAACGCCGACGGAGGGCGCGAGGTGCTGGGCCTGGACGTGGCCTCCGACGAGGATGGGGCCGGCTGGCTGGCGTTTCTGCGCAGCCTGACCGCCCGAGGTCTGTCCGGCGTTCGTCTGGTCATCTCCGACGCCCACCGCGGGCTCGTGGGCGCGATCGGCGCGGCCCTGCCCGGGGCTGCGTGGCAACGGTGCCGGACCCACTACCTGCGCAATCTGCTGACGAAGGTCCCCAAGTCGGCGCAGCCGTGGATCGCCACCCTCGTGCGCACGATCTTCGACCAGCCCGACACCGACGCCGTCCGAGCCCAGTTCGCTCGGGTCGTGGCCACGATCGAAGCGAAGTTCCCGACCGCGGCCGAGCACCTCGACGCCGCCCGCGACGACCTCCTGGCCTTCACCGGCTTCCCCCGCGAGATCTGGCGCCAGATCTGGTCGAACAACCCACAGGAACGGCTGAACAAGGAGATCCGCCGCCGCACCGACGTCGTCGGGATCTTCCCCAACCGGCCAGCGATCGTCCGCCTCGTCGGCGCGGTCCTGGCCGAACAGACCGACGAGTGGACCGAAGGCCGCCGCTACATGGGCCTGGAAATACTGGCCAAGGCCCGCTTGATCACGATCGACGCCAGCCAACACGACACCGACCAGACCGAAACAGCACCGATCGCCGCATAA
- a CDS encoding GPP34 family phosphoprotein, translated as MNTPPHGASGEYGAPHLPEHAARVEPARPVRAVDSAATPNTMRLADEFFYLAHDDQTGRPRLFESATGHGLAAALLAELYGEGRVTFEGRQLRVTDTSPPTDWLQHLVLDRLVAEPRHTTRTWLAFLATTAYEQVATRMWQLGLLQPQQVGRLWRHRTVYVPTDMNTAAWSWARLSFQLRNYQRLNAFDVALAGVALHTQLSPILLDGTPLAVRAFLRQQIEQAHPPLRDLLADLGAVVGGTVLSHRTS; from the coding sequence GTGAACACCCCACCCCACGGCGCATCCGGTGAGTACGGCGCCCCGCATCTGCCCGAGCATGCGGCACGAGTAGAGCCGGCTCGGCCGGTACGCGCTGTCGACAGCGCCGCCACGCCGAACACCATGCGTTTGGCTGACGAGTTCTTCTACCTGGCGCACGACGACCAGACCGGTCGTCCCCGCCTGTTCGAGTCCGCGACGGGGCACGGGCTGGCCGCCGCGCTGCTGGCCGAGCTGTATGGCGAGGGCCGGGTCACATTCGAGGGCCGGCAGCTGCGGGTGACCGACACGTCTCCGCCGACGGACTGGCTGCAACATCTCGTCCTCGATCGGCTGGTCGCCGAGCCGCGTCACACCACCCGGACCTGGTTGGCGTTTCTCGCCACCACCGCCTACGAGCAGGTGGCGACGCGGATGTGGCAGCTCGGGCTGCTCCAGCCCCAGCAGGTGGGCCGGCTGTGGCGCCACCGCACCGTCTACGTCCCGACCGATATGAACACGGCTGCTTGGTCGTGGGCCCGGCTGTCCTTCCAGCTGCGCAACTACCAGCGGCTCAACGCCTTCGACGTAGCCCTCGCGGGTGTGGCCCTGCACACCCAGCTCTCGCCGATCCTGCTCGACGGCACACCCCTGGCCGTCCGGGCGTTCCTGCGCCAGCAGATCGAGCAGGCCCACCCGCCGCTCCGCGACCTGCTCGCCGACCTCGGCGCCGTCGTCGGCGGCACCGTCCTCAGTCACCGCACCTCCTAG
- a CDS encoding APC family permease has protein sequence MPRSSPDTVSAVLARGRLGIPSVVFFVIAAAAPLTVIAGGATTGYAVTGVTGIPVSYLLVAAVLALFAVGYVAMSRRIVNAGAFYTYVTRGLGRPAGVGAAMVALLAYNAMQIGLYGGAGAVTAAFLNDRYGWQLTWWACALTVWAVVAVLGVARIDLNGRVLAVVLVAECVVALTFDAIMVTHPADGTVSFDTLAPSHVFAAGIGAALVTAITGFVGFEGTVVFSEETKDPRRTIARATYIAVAVTGLLYGLSAWAMSVATGPDRIVEAARADGTDLIFNLVSPYLNQSVITVARVLFITSLFAALLSFHHTVARYLFALGRERVLPAVFGRTSRRTGAPKVGSLVQSGLALAVLIGYAVAGADPIVHLFFWITVTGGLGVLILMTVTSAAVIGFFTRTLHTEGPWRAFIAPAAATLALGGILTVTLREFATLLGVEPDSPLRWAFPAAYAAAALLGIAWALVLRAANPEVYHAIGLGADSDIGPLRAPDAVRQPA, from the coding sequence ATGCCTCGTTCCAGTCCCGACACCGTCTCCGCCGTGCTCGCGCGGGGGCGGCTCGGTATTCCGTCGGTGGTGTTCTTCGTCATCGCCGCCGCCGCACCCCTCACGGTGATCGCCGGTGGTGCGACCACCGGCTATGCGGTCACCGGCGTCACCGGCATCCCCGTGTCCTACCTGCTGGTCGCCGCCGTGCTGGCCCTGTTCGCGGTCGGGTATGTGGCCATGTCGCGGCGGATCGTCAACGCGGGCGCGTTCTACACCTACGTCACCCGGGGTCTCGGTCGCCCGGCCGGGGTCGGCGCGGCGATGGTGGCGCTGCTGGCCTACAACGCGATGCAGATCGGCCTGTACGGCGGGGCGGGTGCGGTCACCGCCGCGTTCCTCAACGACCGGTACGGCTGGCAGCTCACCTGGTGGGCCTGCGCCCTCACCGTCTGGGCGGTGGTCGCGGTGCTCGGGGTCGCCCGGATCGACCTCAACGGTCGCGTCCTGGCCGTGGTGCTGGTCGCCGAATGCGTCGTGGCGTTGACCTTCGACGCCATCATGGTCACCCACCCGGCCGACGGCACGGTCAGCTTCGACACCCTCGCCCCGTCGCACGTGTTCGCCGCCGGTATCGGTGCCGCCCTGGTGACCGCGATCACCGGGTTCGTCGGCTTCGAAGGCACCGTCGTGTTCTCCGAAGAGACCAAGGACCCCCGCCGGACGATCGCCCGCGCCACCTACATCGCCGTCGCCGTCACCGGCCTGCTGTACGGGCTGTCCGCCTGGGCGATGTCCGTGGCCACCGGCCCGGACCGCATCGTCGAAGCGGCCCGCGCCGACGGCACCGACCTGATCTTCAACCTGGTATCGCCGTACCTGAACCAGAGTGTCATCACCGTCGCCCGGGTCCTGTTCATCACCAGCCTGTTCGCCGCCCTGCTCTCCTTCCACCACACCGTCGCCCGGTACCTGTTCGCCCTCGGCCGCGAACGGGTCCTACCCGCCGTCTTCGGCCGCACCAGCCGCCGCACCGGCGCCCCCAAGGTCGGCTCCCTCGTCCAGAGCGGCCTCGCCCTGGCCGTCCTCATCGGCTACGCCGTGGCGGGGGCGGACCCGATCGTGCACCTGTTCTTCTGGATCACCGTCACCGGCGGCCTCGGCGTGCTCATCCTGATGACCGTCACCTCCGCCGCCGTCATCGGCTTCTTCACCCGCACCCTCCACACCGAAGGACCCTGGCGAGCATTCATCGCACCGGCAGCCGCCACCCTCGCGCTCGGCGGGATCCTCACCGTGACCCTGCGCGAGTTCGCCACCCTCCTCGGTGTGGAGCCGGACTCACCGCTGCGGTGGGCGTTCCCCGCCGCCTACGCCGCCGCCGCACTGCTCGGCATCGCCTGGGCGCTGGTCCTGCGGGCTGCCAACCCGGAGGTCTACCACGCCATCGGCCTCGGCGCCGACAGCGACATTGGTCCGCTACGCGCCCCCGACGCCGTCCGCCAACCCGCCTAA
- a CDS encoding GNAT family N-acetyltransferase → MTTTNNELRIRPATDTDAAPLIAVLAEAFHAGPLAEWLIPDPGDRRAVYYRYFADAFYQGLARGQVYTTGDQTAVTIWYPRLAPAPTDNPRRVEELEGIAGAYAPKFVLLEEMFDAFHPDQPHHYLAYAAVDPRRQNQGIGTALLTDYHRRLDQLGLPAYLEASNLHNRRLYLRHGYTAGPTIVLPTAGPPIWRMWRGAPTDSGRTPFPPTRPRRRSCDRRPRDHHTDPARTGR, encoded by the coding sequence GTGACCACCACCAACAACGAGCTGCGTATCCGACCCGCCACCGACACAGACGCCGCACCACTGATCGCCGTTCTCGCCGAGGCGTTCCACGCAGGGCCACTCGCCGAGTGGCTGATCCCCGACCCGGGCGACCGGCGGGCGGTCTACTACCGCTACTTCGCCGACGCCTTCTACCAGGGCCTGGCGCGGGGACAGGTTTACACCACCGGCGACCAGACGGCCGTCACCATCTGGTACCCCCGCCTGGCACCCGCGCCCACCGACAATCCTCGGCGGGTGGAGGAGTTGGAGGGCATCGCGGGCGCGTACGCGCCGAAGTTCGTGCTGCTGGAGGAGATGTTCGACGCCTTCCACCCCGACCAGCCACACCACTACCTCGCCTACGCCGCCGTCGACCCCCGCCGACAGAACCAAGGCATCGGCACCGCCCTACTCACCGACTACCACCGCCGGCTCGACCAACTCGGCCTACCCGCCTACCTGGAAGCCAGCAACCTGCACAACCGGCGCCTCTACCTGCGCCACGGCTACACCGCCGGCCCCACCATCGTGCTGCCCACCGCCGGGCCGCCGATCTGGCGGATGTGGCGCGGGGCACCTACGGACAGCGGCCGTACCCCGTTCCCGCCGACCAGGCCACGCCGGCGGTCCTGTGACCGCCGGCCCCGTGACCACCACACCGATCCGGCCCGCACTGGCCGGTGA